In Agrobacterium vitis, one genomic interval encodes:
- a CDS encoding dihydrodipicolinate synthase family protein, giving the protein MTQLVFKGCIPALMTPCKADRTPDFDGLVRKGKELVALGMSGVVYCGSMGDWPLLTDEERQEGVRRLVEAGVPTVVGTGAVNTRSAVSHAAHAAKVGASGLMVIPRVLSRGSSIAAQRDHFSAVLEAGKDLPSVIYNSPYYGFATRADLFFQLRARFSNLIGFKEFGGKGDMTYAAENITSGDDGLILMVGVDTGVYHGFVNCGAAGAITGIGNALPREVLHLLALSKEAAKGDPRARREAKELEEALMVLSTYDEGPDLVLHYKYLMVLNGETEYTLHFNETDALSSSQRAHLENQYALFKSWYEARYPSPR; this is encoded by the coding sequence ATGACCCAACTGGTTTTCAAGGGATGCATTCCCGCTCTGATGACGCCTTGCAAAGCGGACCGAACCCCCGATTTCGACGGGCTGGTGCGCAAGGGCAAAGAGCTTGTCGCTCTTGGCATGTCGGGCGTGGTCTATTGTGGTTCGATGGGGGATTGGCCGCTATTGACCGATGAAGAGCGTCAGGAAGGCGTGCGTCGGCTGGTTGAGGCTGGTGTGCCGACCGTGGTCGGAACCGGCGCGGTCAACACCCGCTCCGCCGTCAGCCATGCGGCTCACGCGGCGAAAGTCGGGGCAAGCGGGTTGATGGTCATTCCACGGGTTCTGTCGCGCGGCTCTTCGATTGCCGCTCAGCGCGACCATTTTTCCGCTGTTCTGGAGGCGGGCAAGGATTTGCCCTCGGTGATTTATAACAGCCCCTATTATGGCTTTGCGACGCGCGCCGACCTGTTCTTCCAGCTGCGCGCCCGCTTTTCCAACCTGATTGGTTTCAAGGAGTTCGGTGGCAAGGGCGATATGACCTATGCGGCCGAAAACATCACCTCTGGCGATGACGGCCTGATCCTGATGGTCGGCGTCGATACTGGCGTCTATCACGGCTTCGTCAATTGCGGTGCGGCTGGCGCAATCACCGGGATCGGCAATGCGCTGCCAAGAGAAGTTCTGCACCTGCTAGCCCTCTCCAAAGAGGCGGCCAAAGGCGACCCACGGGCACGCCGCGAGGCCAAGGAGCTGGAAGAGGCGCTGATGGTGCTTTCGACCTATGACGAAGGCCCGGACCTGGTGCTGCACTATAAATATCTCATGGTCCTGAACGGCGAGACCGAATATACGCTGCATTTCAACGAGACCGACGCTTTGAGTTCCTCGCAGCGCGCCCATCTGGAAAATCAGTACGCGCTGTTCAAGTCCTGGTACGAAGCTCGCTATCCCAGCCCTCGTTGA
- a CDS encoding GntR family transcriptional regulator yields the protein MDDKTVDTEKPIHRRGYGVSTVYETLRNEIIELTLAPGSPVDEQQLSDRFSLSRTPIREALVRLAAEGLITTLTNRATIVSSIDFLGLSEFFDALTLMYRVTTRLAALNHTPDHIEQIRQFQEVFAEAVERRDVLAMIASNRDFHVAIAKAGKNRYYEDLFTRLLDEGRRILRLYYSSFNDVLPRQYVTEHEDMIQAIIERDADRSDALATAHADQIVRQIRSYITADRRQTANLKL from the coding sequence TTGGACGATAAAACGGTCGACACGGAAAAACCAATCCACAGGCGTGGCTATGGAGTCTCGACAGTCTATGAGACTTTGCGCAATGAGATCATTGAGTTGACGCTGGCGCCCGGCAGTCCTGTCGATGAGCAGCAACTGTCCGACCGTTTTTCCTTGTCGCGCACGCCGATCCGCGAAGCACTGGTACGGCTTGCGGCCGAAGGCCTGATCACCACGCTGACCAACCGCGCCACAATTGTCTCTTCCATCGACTTTCTAGGCCTCTCGGAATTTTTCGATGCGCTGACCTTGATGTATCGGGTGACGACACGGTTGGCAGCACTCAATCATACGCCTGATCATATCGAGCAGATCCGCCAGTTCCAGGAGGTTTTCGCGGAGGCAGTCGAGAGGCGCGATGTGCTGGCAATGATCGCCAGCAATCGGGATTTCCACGTCGCCATCGCGAAGGCCGGCAAAAACCGCTATTACGAGGATCTCTTCACGCGATTGCTGGATGAGGGCCGCCGGATTCTCCGGCTCTATTATTCGTCCTTCAACGATGTGCTGCCAAGGCAATATGTCACCGAGCATGAAGACATGATCCAGGCAATCATCGAGCGTGATGCTGATCGCTCCGATGCACTGGCCACCGCCCATGCCGACCAAATCGTGCGGCAGATCCGCTCCTATATTACCGCTGATCGACGCCAGACCGCAAATCTCAAGCTTTAA
- the malQ gene encoding 4-alpha-glucanotransferase, whose protein sequence is MTSMINRLAKKHGINLARPGIEQAEVPISDATKRRLLVALNVEAGEPGRSYLPDCLARDRVWGISLQLYELRSARNWGIGDFADLQSMVMLAADQGADFIGLNPLHAPFLADPARCSPYEPSNRRFLNPLYIAVDLVPGYHPGMSDRETLDALRRSKLVDYKAVAGVKLEVLRRIWDGSRRLERNEDQDRADFRRFCDESGDALQNHGLFEALSRLMSEGGHGAGWMSWPAEYQDIDHPSVRAFRSQNAEEIAFHVWLQWVAHRQLEMVAAQARKAGLRIGLYLDLAVGEALDGSATWSEPDIYLRGASIGSPPDPWAVKGQDWRLAALQPALIAFSRRSPYRQMIDVAMRYAGAVRIDHAAAIQRLFLVPADMGPEEGAYVDYPAREIQGVIAEASVRNQCLVIGEDLGLVPSGLRQQMADANLLSYRILSYERDKRGFIAPDKYPVMALACISTHDHQTLVGWWRGADIEARAAHGLVPEAARLQEQAARIQERADLLRAFELAGIELQDHGVEQPDLHERVVAAHRFMAKTASMLVSVRLADLTDEENPTNIPGTSSSYPNWQPKLSVACEDLTGFTLFNRIVEAVREERPKTKEGS, encoded by the coding sequence ATGACGTCAATGATCAACAGACTTGCCAAGAAACATGGGATCAACCTCGCCAGACCGGGAATAGAACAGGCGGAAGTTCCGATTTCAGACGCCACAAAACGCCGGTTGTTGGTGGCTCTCAACGTGGAAGCGGGTGAGCCTGGTCGCAGCTATCTGCCCGATTGCCTTGCTCGGGATCGTGTCTGGGGCATCAGCCTGCAGCTTTATGAACTGCGCTCGGCACGAAATTGGGGGATCGGCGACTTTGCCGATTTGCAGAGCATGGTGATGCTCGCCGCCGATCAAGGTGCCGATTTTATCGGGCTCAACCCGCTACACGCGCCTTTTCTGGCCGACCCTGCCCGGTGCAGTCCCTATGAACCATCCAACCGGCGCTTTCTCAACCCGCTTTATATCGCTGTCGATCTGGTGCCGGGTTATCATCCAGGCATGAGCGACAGAGAGACGCTCGACGCTTTACGGCGATCCAAACTTGTCGATTACAAAGCGGTCGCCGGTGTGAAGCTTGAGGTTCTGCGGCGGATCTGGGACGGTTCAAGACGGTTGGAGCGAAATGAAGATCAGGACAGAGCCGATTTCAGGCGTTTCTGCGATGAAAGCGGTGATGCTCTCCAAAATCACGGTCTCTTCGAGGCTTTATCCCGGTTGATGAGCGAAGGTGGCCATGGTGCAGGCTGGATGTCCTGGCCTGCGGAGTATCAGGATATCGATCATCCCTCCGTTCGCGCCTTCCGTAGCCAGAATGCCGAGGAGATCGCATTTCATGTGTGGCTTCAATGGGTTGCGCACCGGCAGCTGGAGATGGTTGCTGCCCAAGCGCGCAAAGCGGGCTTGAGGATCGGCCTTTACCTCGACCTCGCGGTCGGCGAAGCGTTGGATGGTTCGGCGACCTGGAGCGAACCGGATATCTATCTGCGCGGCGCCAGCATCGGCAGCCCACCCGATCCCTGGGCGGTCAAAGGCCAGGATTGGCGGTTGGCCGCCTTGCAGCCGGCCTTGATCGCCTTTTCTCGCCGGTCGCCCTATCGGCAGATGATCGATGTCGCGATGCGCTACGCGGGTGCGGTGCGTATCGATCATGCCGCCGCCATTCAGCGATTGTTCCTGGTGCCAGCCGATATGGGGCCGGAGGAGGGGGCCTATGTCGATTATCCCGCCCGCGAGATCCAGGGTGTGATTGCTGAAGCCTCCGTGCGCAACCAATGCCTGGTCATTGGCGAGGATCTCGGTCTGGTGCCGTCGGGGTTACGACAGCAGATGGCGGATGCCAATCTCCTGTCCTATCGCATTCTGTCTTATGAAAGGGACAAGCGCGGCTTTATTGCGCCGGACAAATATCCGGTTATGGCGCTTGCCTGCATCTCGACCCACGATCACCAGACGTTGGTGGGATGGTGGCGCGGTGCCGATATCGAAGCACGCGCGGCCCATGGATTGGTGCCGGAAGCGGCAAGACTCCAGGAGCAGGCCGCCCGCATTCAGGAACGAGCCGACCTGCTACGGGCCTTTGAGTTGGCCGGGATAGAGTTGCAAGATCACGGTGTCGAACAGCCGGATCTGCATGAGCGCGTCGTGGCGGCTCATCGGTTCATGGCGAAAACAGCCTCCATGCTGGTCTCTGTCAGGCTTGCCGACCTTACCGACGAGGAAAACCCGACCAATATTCCGGGAACCAGCAGCAGCTATCCCAATTGGCAGCCGAAGCTCTCGGTCGCCTGTGAGGATCTGACCGGGTTCACCCTTTTCAATCGGATCGTCGAGGCCGTCCGAGAGGAAAGACCCAAAACAAAAGAGGGTAGCTAG
- the dusA gene encoding tRNA dihydrouridine(20/20a) synthase DusA gives MQQPLEPRKLGYRSHKVFAVAPMIDWTDTFCRRFHRLLTRHALLYTEMIVADAILHGKRERLLAFDASEHPLALQLGGSDPHKLAEAVRIANDWGYDEINLNVGCPSDRVQAGTFGACLMREPQTVEACIQAMKAASTVPVTVKCRIGIDDQEPGDVLPDFIKRMIGAGADALWIHARKAWLQGLSPKENRDIPPLDYPLVHLMKQENPNVFLGINGGITDLDQASAHLQVMDGVMVGRAAYNNATMLTEVDARIYGEPVKTSSMDLVRDTMMDYAARHIADGGRLVHLTRHMVGLFQGYAGARRFRQILSADAPKPGAGPDVIAAAFAAVDIDAGPVRAA, from the coding sequence ATGCAACAGCCGCTTGAGCCGCGGAAACTCGGCTATCGCTCCCATAAAGTCTTCGCTGTCGCCCCGATGATCGACTGGACGGACACATTCTGCCGGCGGTTTCACCGTTTGCTGACCCGCCATGCGCTGCTCTATACGGAAATGATCGTTGCCGATGCCATTCTTCATGGCAAGCGGGAGCGCCTGCTGGCTTTTGATGCCAGCGAGCACCCGTTGGCACTGCAACTTGGCGGCTCCGATCCGCATAAGCTGGCAGAAGCCGTGCGGATTGCCAATGACTGGGGCTATGACGAAATCAACCTGAATGTTGGCTGTCCATCGGACCGGGTCCAGGCCGGAACCTTCGGCGCCTGCCTGATGCGCGAACCGCAAACCGTCGAGGCCTGTATCCAGGCGATGAAAGCGGCTTCCACCGTTCCCGTCACCGTCAAATGCCGGATCGGCATCGACGACCAGGAACCGGGTGACGTTCTGCCCGATTTCATCAAGCGGATGATCGGCGCTGGTGCGGACGCCCTGTGGATTCATGCACGCAAGGCCTGGCTTCAAGGACTTAGCCCGAAGGAAAACCGTGACATTCCGCCGCTGGATTATCCGCTGGTTCACCTGATGAAACAGGAGAACCCGAATGTCTTTCTTGGGATTAATGGCGGTATTACCGATCTGGATCAGGCCAGTGCGCATTTGCAGGTCATGGATGGTGTTATGGTCGGCCGTGCCGCCTATAACAACGCCACAATGCTGACCGAAGTCGATGCTCGCATTTATGGCGAACCCGTCAAGACTTCCAGCATGGACCTCGTTCGCGACACGATGATGGACTATGCCGCCCGCCATATCGCCGACGGCGGACGTCTGGTGCACCTGACTCGCCACATGGTCGGGCTGTTTCAAGGCTATGCCGGAGCACGGCGCTTTCGCCAGATCCTTTCGGCAGACGCACCCAAACCGGGGGCTGGCCCTGATGTGATCGCGGCGGCCTTTGCTGCGGTGGATATCGATGCTGGGCCTGTGCGGGCCGCCTGA
- a CDS encoding Gfo/Idh/MocA family protein — protein MNKPVRILILGTGGMANRHAIEFATNSDAQLVGAVDVDIAKVRGFALRHDIANTFTSLEDALAWGEFDAVANVTPDRVHYPTTLQLIAAGKHVFCEKPLAESFEKADEMARKANAAGLVNMVNLTYRNVAPVQKARQIVQAGEIGKVRHIEASYLQSWLVSKAWGDWATEDQWLWRLSTKHGSNGVLGDVGIHILDFAGYGAATDVEHIFARLKTFEKAPGNRIGDYDLDANDSFTMTAEFSNGAIGVIHASRWATGHLNELRLRMHGDKGALEVTHTPTGNTLRACLGDDVEKGVWTELDAGTVATNYQRFVAAVQEGKTREPDFRHAADLQKVLDLAMVTELERREHSIRHTDTTPSLAAVSSG, from the coding sequence ATGAACAAGCCCGTCCGTATTCTCATTCTCGGCACCGGCGGCATGGCGAACCGTCATGCCATAGAATTCGCTACCAATAGTGACGCCCAACTGGTCGGCGCCGTCGATGTCGATATCGCCAAGGTGCGGGGCTTTGCGCTGCGCCATGATATCGCCAATACCTTCACCTCGCTGGAGGACGCGCTGGCCTGGGGTGAGTTCGATGCTGTGGCCAATGTCACCCCCGACCGGGTGCATTATCCGACGACCCTGCAATTAATCGCGGCAGGCAAGCATGTGTTCTGCGAAAAGCCGCTGGCGGAAAGCTTTGAAAAAGCCGATGAGATGGCCCGCAAAGCCAATGCCGCCGGGCTGGTCAACATGGTCAACCTGACCTATCGCAATGTCGCACCGGTGCAGAAGGCTCGGCAGATCGTCCAGGCTGGTGAGATCGGCAAGGTGCGCCACATCGAGGCCTCCTATTTGCAAAGCTGGCTGGTGTCCAAAGCCTGGGGCGACTGGGCGACGGAAGACCAATGGCTCTGGCGGCTGTCCACTAAGCACGGTTCGAATGGCGTGCTGGGCGATGTCGGCATCCATATTCTCGATTTCGCCGGTTATGGCGCAGCAACCGATGTCGAGCATATCTTCGCACGGTTGAAGACATTCGAGAAAGCGCCCGGCAACCGGATTGGCGATTACGATCTCGATGCCAATGACAGTTTCACCATGACGGCGGAATTCAGCAATGGCGCCATTGGTGTCATACATGCCTCGCGCTGGGCGACCGGCCACCTCAATGAATTGCGCCTGCGCATGCATGGCGACAAGGGAGCCTTGGAGGTCACCCACACCCCGACCGGCAATACATTGCGCGCCTGCTTAGGCGACGATGTGGAAAAAGGCGTATGGACGGAACTGGATGCTGGCACCGTTGCCACCAATTACCAACGCTTCGTTGCCGCGGTCCAGGAGGGCAAGACCCGCGAGCCCGACTTCCGCCACGCCGCGGACCTGCAAAAAGTGTTGGATCTGGCCATGGTGACCGAGTTGGAACGGCGCGAGCATTCCATTCGTCACACCGATACGACGCCATCACTGGCTGCGGTATCATCGGGTTGA
- a CDS encoding ThuA domain-containing protein yields the protein MTIKTVVWGENIHEHLNEVVGNLYPEGMHTTIAKALNRDSDIEATTATLQEPEHGLSTERLEQTDVLIWWGHKDHGSVRDEIVERVVARVHEGMGLIVLHSGHFAKPFKRLMGTPCALKWREAGERERVWTVNPGHPIAAGIPEQFVLENEEMYGEFFSVPEPLETVFISWFSGGEIFRSGLTWRRGAGNIFYFRPGHETYPTYHNETIQQVISNAVKWAYNPRPALKSIHDAPNVPVEQALEPIKERGPKLHKAGEAGYR from the coding sequence GTGACGATCAAGACGGTTGTCTGGGGTGAGAACATTCATGAGCACCTCAATGAAGTGGTGGGAAATCTTTATCCGGAAGGCATGCATACAACCATTGCCAAGGCTTTGAACCGCGACAGCGACATCGAGGCCACGACCGCAACCTTGCAGGAGCCCGAGCATGGCCTGAGCACTGAGCGCCTGGAGCAGACCGACGTGCTGATCTGGTGGGGCCACAAAGATCACGGCAGCGTCCGCGACGAGATTGTCGAGCGGGTTGTGGCCCGTGTTCACGAAGGCATGGGCCTGATCGTCCTGCATTCCGGCCATTTCGCCAAGCCGTTCAAACGGCTGATGGGGACGCCCTGCGCGTTGAAATGGCGTGAGGCCGGTGAGCGCGAGCGCGTCTGGACCGTCAATCCCGGCCATCCGATTGCAGCCGGCATACCAGAACAATTCGTGCTGGAAAACGAGGAAATGTACGGCGAGTTCTTTTCCGTACCCGAGCCTTTGGAAACCGTGTTCATCTCCTGGTTTTCCGGCGGCGAGATTTTTCGGTCCGGCCTGACCTGGCGGCGCGGCGCTGGCAACATTTTCTACTTCCGACCCGGCCACGAAACCTACCCGACCTATCATAACGAAACGATACAACAGGTGATCTCCAACGCGGTAAAATGGGCGTATAATCCGCGCCCGGCGCTGAAATCCATTCATGATGCCCCGAATGTGCCGGTCGAACAGGCACTTGAGCCGATAAAGGAACGGGGTCCGAAATTGCACAAGGCCGGGGAGGCCGGCTATCGATGA
- a CDS encoding cold-shock protein, protein MAIKGTVKFFNQDKGFGFITPEGGAKDVFVHISALQAAGIQTLRDGQEVTFDTEADRMGKGPKAVNIRAA, encoded by the coding sequence ATGGCCATCAAGGGCACCGTAAAATTCTTCAATCAGGACAAGGGCTTCGGCTTCATCACCCCGGAAGGCGGCGCGAAGGACGTTTTCGTTCACATTTCCGCTCTCCAGGCTGCTGGCATCCAGACGCTTCGTGATGGCCAGGAAGTTACCTTCGACACCGAAGCTGACCGCATGGGCAAGGGCCCTAAGGCTGTAAACATCCGCGCTGCGTGA
- a CDS encoding alpha-mannosidase: protein MKTIRKLDSLLARLADLIFQPIGVSVPLRFRAAHYDERAIVLNESREHWVAVTPDHIWGEPDGYYWFGGNTTLPQGVDGKRIVGRIEAAFGNVMGRSDPQCLVRIDGTITQGGDANHREFLLSPSAYAGQSFDILIEAGTIEDRRQLGFAVSLHHHDLEVEEAYYDMRVPLDVARLLAEDDPRRHFILRTLDDAINAVDFRKGNENRFKASLATARTITAAIYNAVDFEEKPVVVATGHTHIDVAWLWRVRETRQKMARSMATALALMEEFPDYRFMYNQCVLLDYLADDYPQLFERIRAHVTTGRFEIEGALWLEPDVNIAGGEALVRHILYGVAYHRKTFGVEPRMVWLPDTFGYSAALPQLMRKSGLDSFVTHKLSWNDTNRMPDDKLFWQGIDGSKVAAYFLTTQPYDSKLINTTYCPNLKPTHVMGTWKRHGQQRLGKELFLVYGHGDGGGGPTREMLQNIRRMERGIPGCPKVEHGQMRPFFERLIADMQANPDSYPTWVGELYLEFHRGTLTSVAKNKRFNRKAEIALRELETLAVMAGRQAGHAYPTQQLRDLWDIIMLNQFHDILPGSSIGAVYEDSDRDYARLFTEAEALRAELMALLPTHGGDVVLNMTGRHRAGLALTHQPHASGQTLVLADGSKTHAVRLENVPPLSLSAALPCGLLSPGAVDVEPFRLANRFLDVVFDPKGRILSLHDKARDRHVFKRGHTANRLQAFRDMPAEYDAWDIDSDFEDQSFEIDDLVSAKIVETGPLRAAIRFEWRYEASRIVQVVSLETDSRKLEFDTFIDWHEHNTLVKTGFPMALNTASIDAEIQFGHVRRATHRNTSWDRARFECSMQRWIDVSEPDFGIAFLNDCKYGYDAKGSDIRLTLLRSPTYPWPDADQGEHRLRYALLLHDGDKAVVHEAAEDFNIPLQIVAAGQANVVSGDQAPPLLSIETDGITLEAVKQAEAGDGYIVRLWETTGSKRHARIKLGNGITQAALVDLLEENPVAIDINEKGLDLAFQPFEILTLKLYR, encoded by the coding sequence ATGAAAACCATACGAAAGCTCGATAGCCTGCTCGCCCGATTGGCCGATCTTATCTTTCAACCCATCGGTGTTTCGGTGCCACTGCGGTTTCGGGCGGCACATTATGACGAGCGAGCCATCGTGCTGAACGAAAGCCGCGAGCACTGGGTGGCAGTGACGCCTGACCATATCTGGGGCGAACCGGATGGCTATTACTGGTTCGGCGGCAACACCACCCTGCCCCAGGGCGTGGATGGGAAGCGGATCGTCGGACGCATCGAGGCGGCGTTTGGCAATGTCATGGGCCGCAGCGATCCGCAATGCCTGGTGCGGATCGATGGAACGATCACCCAGGGCGGCGATGCTAACCACCGCGAATTCCTGCTGTCACCGTCTGCCTATGCCGGTCAGAGTTTCGACATCCTTATCGAAGCGGGGACGATTGAGGATCGGCGGCAACTTGGCTTTGCCGTCAGCCTGCATCACCATGATCTGGAGGTGGAAGAGGCCTATTACGACATGCGCGTGCCGCTGGACGTGGCCCGCCTGCTGGCAGAAGACGACCCGCGCCGCCATTTCATATTGCGCACGCTGGATGATGCCATCAACGCCGTGGATTTTCGAAAGGGCAATGAGAACAGGTTCAAGGCCTCGCTTGCCACAGCGCGCACTATCACGGCGGCCATCTACAATGCCGTTGATTTCGAGGAAAAGCCGGTCGTGGTGGCAACCGGCCACACCCATATCGATGTCGCCTGGCTTTGGCGGGTGCGCGAAACCCGGCAGAAGATGGCGCGATCCATGGCAACCGCCCTTGCCCTGATGGAGGAGTTTCCCGACTACCGCTTCATGTATAACCAATGCGTGCTACTGGATTATCTGGCTGACGACTATCCGCAACTGTTCGAGCGTATCCGCGCCCATGTGACGACCGGGCGGTTTGAAATCGAAGGCGCGCTCTGGCTGGAGCCTGACGTTAATATCGCTGGTGGCGAGGCGCTGGTGCGCCACATCCTCTATGGCGTCGCCTATCATCGCAAGACCTTTGGTGTCGAGCCGCGCATGGTCTGGTTGCCGGACACGTTCGGCTATTCGGCAGCCCTACCGCAATTGATGCGCAAATCCGGCCTCGACAGTTTCGTCACCCATAAACTGTCCTGGAACGACACCAACCGGATGCCTGACGACAAGCTGTTCTGGCAGGGCATCGACGGCAGCAAGGTGGCAGCCTACTTCCTGACGACGCAGCCCTATGATTCCAAGCTGATCAACACCACCTACTGCCCCAACCTGAAGCCGACCCATGTAATGGGCACCTGGAAACGCCATGGCCAGCAGCGGCTGGGTAAGGAACTGTTCCTGGTCTATGGCCATGGCGATGGCGGCGGCGGCCCAACCCGCGAAATGCTCCAGAACATCCGCCGGATGGAGCGCGGCATACCCGGTTGCCCGAAGGTCGAGCACGGGCAGATGCGGCCTTTCTTCGAGCGCCTGATTGCTGACATGCAGGCCAATCCAGACAGCTATCCGACCTGGGTAGGCGAGCTTTACCTGGAATTCCATCGGGGAACGCTGACCTCCGTCGCCAAGAACAAGCGCTTTAACCGCAAAGCCGAAATCGCGCTTCGGGAATTGGAGACGCTGGCGGTGATGGCGGGGCGGCAGGCCGGTCATGCCTATCCCACACAGCAATTGCGCGACCTTTGGGACATTATCATGCTCAACCAGTTCCACGATATATTGCCGGGATCATCGATTGGCGCTGTCTATGAAGACAGTGACCGCGATTACGCCAGGCTATTTACTGAGGCGGAAGCCTTGCGAGCCGAACTCATGGCGCTATTGCCAACCCATGGCGGCGATGTCGTGTTGAATATGACCGGTCGCCACCGGGCCGGTCTGGCTCTGACCCACCAACCTCATGCCTCGGGTCAGACCCTGGTTCTGGCGGATGGATCGAAAACCCACGCCGTCCGGCTGGAAAACGTGCCGCCGCTGTCCTTGTCCGCCGCCCTGCCCTGCGGCCTGCTATCGCCCGGCGCCGTGGACGTAGAACCATTTCGGCTTGCCAACCGCTTTCTGGATGTGGTGTTCGACCCCAAAGGTCGCATCCTGTCGCTGCATGACAAGGCGAGAGACCGCCATGTCTTCAAGCGCGGCCACACTGCCAATCGCCTCCAGGCCTTCCGGGACATGCCAGCAGAATATGACGCGTGGGATATCGATAGCGATTTCGAAGACCAGAGTTTCGAGATCGATGATCTGGTCAGTGCCAAGATTGTCGAAACCGGGCCTTTGCGCGCAGCAATCCGGTTTGAATGGCGCTATGAGGCGTCACGCATTGTCCAGGTCGTTTCGCTGGAAACCGACAGCAGGAAGCTGGAATTCGATACGTTCATCGACTGGCATGAGCACAATACGCTGGTCAAAACCGGCTTCCCGATGGCGCTCAACACCGCGTCAATTGATGCGGAAATCCAGTTCGGCCATGTCCGCCGCGCCACGCACCGCAACACCTCCTGGGACCGCGCCCGGTTCGAATGCTCCATGCAGCGCTGGATTGATGTCAGCGAGCCGGATTTCGGCATCGCCTTCCTCAACGATTGCAAATATGGTTATGACGCAAAGGGCAGCGATATTCGCCTGACCCTGCTGCGCTCACCGACCTATCCTTGGCCGGATGCCGACCAGGGCGAGCATCGCCTGCGCTACGCCTTGCTGCTGCATGATGGCGACAAGGCCGTGGTGCATGAGGCCGCCGAAGATTTCAACATTCCATTACAGATCGTCGCGGCCGGACAGGCTAATGTTGTATCAGGAGATCAAGCGCCGCCACTGCTGTCGATAGAAACAGATGGCATTACGCTGGAGGCGGTGAAGCAGGCCGAGGCGGGCGATGGTTATATCGTCCGCCTCTGGGAAACCACCGGAAGCAAGCGCCACGCAAGGATTAAACTCGGCAACGGAATCACCCAGGCCGCTCTTGTCGATCTGCTTGAGGAAAATCCGGTGGCGATAGACATCAACGAAAAAGGGCTGGATCTTGCCTTCCAGCCCTTCGAAATTCTGACGCTGAAACTCTACAGATAG